One stretch of Streptomyces agglomeratus DNA includes these proteins:
- a CDS encoding MarR family winged helix-turn-helix transcriptional regulator yields MSPSQLRVLYTLEDHDGTNLRTLAQTLSITSAATSQLCDRIEAVGFLERAANPHNGREVQVQLTDPGRAYLERLRSERREVLMPIIESLPSRDRAALLDGLSAVAAVTASEAPPPAGTARGA; encoded by the coding sequence TTGTCGCCCTCGCAGCTGCGCGTGCTGTACACGCTCGAAGACCACGACGGCACGAACCTACGCACTCTCGCGCAGACACTGTCGATCACCTCTGCGGCCACCAGCCAGCTCTGCGACCGCATAGAGGCAGTCGGCTTCCTCGAACGCGCCGCAAACCCGCACAACGGGCGGGAGGTCCAGGTGCAGCTCACCGACCCGGGACGCGCCTACCTGGAGCGGCTGCGAAGTGAGCGCCGCGAAGTCCTGATGCCGATCATCGAATCCCTGCCCAGCCGCGACCGCGCCGCACTGCTGGACGGTCTGTCCGCTGTGGCCGCCGTCACCGCCTCTGAGGCTCCCCCGCCCGCGGGCACAGCACGCGGGGCCTGA
- a CDS encoding sensor histidine kinase has protein sequence MGAILLVAAVIGSHQLSQTAEVSDRLINQVQPARAEAFRLQTALVDQESGVRGYTITGDRQLLKPYTEGLQAEQVHARTMSNLIAHDKQLETDLRTLRQEADDWRRRYATPLITAAQAGPAGDGDRAKMEEGRQAFDRLRTLFDQQNTHLEQAREQAKAELAHTRSVRNWSFAAMFAAVFLIGTALAAMLHFIVARPLRHLRADARRIADGDFSHRISARGPSDLRSVALGVEDMRQRIVDELAASRSQERRLAQQAQDLDAQAAELRRSNAELEQFAYVASHDLQEPLRKVTSFCQLLEKRYGEQLDGRGKQYIDFAVDGAKRMQVLINDLLTFSRVGRFNDAREPVALDTTLDKALANLTVAVDEAGARIERPEQLPHVTGDPTLLTMLWQNLIGNAIKFRAPDRTVAVHITVARDSAEDNTWLFCVTDNGIGIPEEFADKVFVIFQRLHGRDAYTGTGIGLALCKKLIEHHGGRIWIDTTHTDGARLCFTLPAQPAQPAPTHTDQPSAREGALA, from the coding sequence ATGGGAGCGATCCTCCTCGTGGCCGCAGTCATCGGCTCGCACCAGCTGTCACAGACCGCCGAGGTCTCCGACCGGCTCATCAACCAGGTCCAGCCCGCCCGAGCGGAAGCCTTCCGTCTCCAGACCGCGCTCGTGGACCAGGAATCCGGAGTACGCGGCTACACGATCACCGGCGACCGGCAACTCCTCAAGCCGTACACCGAGGGCCTGCAGGCCGAGCAGGTCCACGCCCGCACCATGAGCAACCTGATCGCGCATGACAAGCAGCTGGAGACGGACCTCCGAACCCTGCGCCAGGAGGCGGACGACTGGCGCCGCCGCTACGCGACACCGCTGATCACCGCGGCGCAGGCGGGACCGGCAGGCGACGGCGACCGGGCAAAGATGGAGGAGGGACGCCAGGCGTTCGACCGCCTCCGCACCCTCTTCGACCAGCAGAACACGCACCTCGAGCAGGCCAGAGAGCAGGCCAAAGCAGAACTGGCGCACACCCGCTCTGTCCGTAACTGGTCTTTTGCCGCGATGTTTGCGGCCGTGTTCCTCATCGGAACAGCTCTGGCTGCCATGCTCCACTTCATCGTGGCCCGGCCGCTGCGTCACCTGCGGGCCGACGCCCGGCGGATCGCCGACGGCGACTTCAGCCACCGCATCTCCGCCCGCGGTCCCAGCGACCTGCGCTCCGTGGCTCTGGGCGTGGAAGACATGCGCCAGCGCATCGTGGACGAACTCGCAGCCTCCCGCTCCCAGGAGCGACGCCTGGCCCAGCAGGCACAAGACCTGGACGCCCAGGCGGCCGAGCTGCGGCGCTCCAACGCAGAACTCGAGCAGTTCGCCTACGTCGCCTCCCACGACCTGCAGGAGCCCCTGCGCAAGGTGACCTCCTTCTGCCAGCTCCTGGAAAAACGCTACGGCGAGCAGCTCGACGGCCGCGGCAAGCAGTACATCGACTTCGCCGTCGACGGCGCCAAGCGCATGCAGGTACTGATCAACGACCTGCTGACCTTCTCGCGGGTCGGCCGGTTCAACGACGCCCGCGAACCCGTCGCCCTGGACACCACCCTGGACAAGGCCCTGGCCAACCTCACCGTGGCCGTGGACGAAGCAGGCGCGCGCATCGAGCGCCCCGAGCAGCTGCCGCACGTCACCGGTGATCCCACCCTGCTGACCATGCTGTGGCAAAACCTCATCGGCAATGCCATCAAGTTCCGCGCCCCCGACCGCACCGTGGCCGTGCACATCACCGTCGCCCGCGACAGCGCCGAAGACAACACGTGGCTCTTCTGCGTCACCGACAACGGCATCGGCATCCCCGAGGAGTTCGCCGACAAGGTCTTCGTCATCTTCCAGCGCCTGCACGGACGCGACGCCTACACCGGAACCGGCATTGGCCTGGCCCTGTGCAAGAAGCTCATCGAGCACCACGGCGGCCGCATCTGGATCGACACCACCCACACCGACGGGGCCCGGCTCTGCTTCACCCTGCCCGCCCAGCCCGCCCAGCCCGCCCCCACCCACACCGACCAGCCATCAGCCCGTGAAGGAGCCCTTGCGTGA
- a CDS encoding IS30 family transposase, with translation MGARSQSAVATLVDRRTRYLRLVPLPEGHSAGQLRDALIAALGKLPERARRSLTWDQGSEMSRHHELAPYFTDGIFFARPDSPWERGTNENTNGLIRQYLPKRTNLSLHTADDLRVIEQRLNNRPRKTLSWQTPSRCQWWTRLSDHEQIHTHEPAPAIHPEDRCFRLPQARPRA, from the coding sequence GTGGGTGCCCGCAGCCAGTCCGCCGTCGCCACGCTCGTCGACCGACGAACCCGCTATCTCCGTCTGGTCCCGCTGCCGGAGGGGCACTCGGCCGGCCAGTTGCGTGATGCCCTCATCGCTGCCCTGGGCAAACTGCCGGAACGGGCACGTCGCAGTCTCACCTGGGACCAGGGCTCCGAGATGTCACGCCATCATGAACTCGCGCCCTACTTCACCGACGGGATCTTCTTCGCGCGCCCCGACAGTCCCTGGGAGCGAGGAACGAATGAGAACACCAATGGCTTGATCCGGCAGTACCTGCCCAAGCGCACGAACCTGTCCCTGCACACCGCTGACGACCTTCGTGTCATCGAGCAGCGGCTCAACAACCGACCCCGCAAGACACTGAGTTGGCAGACCCCGTCCCGCTGTCAGTGGTGGACGAGGCTCAGCGATCATGAGCAGATCCATACCCACGAGCCAGCCCCGGCTATCCATCCCGAAGATCGCTGTTTCCGCCTGCCCCAGGCCCGCCCACGGGCGTGA
- a CDS encoding SDR family oxidoreductase, whose product MDWFEQLEETPATEGLCLLTVVSPRKGEGSSPTGIIGRHVARQLLGAGRQVRVVAEPSQCDGWPETVEVVEGSITQPLECAQAFNDVGAVFLAGAHPSTVQETLSLARNAGAGRVVVLSSHGPEYEEAYPPETWFWLAIEKAAERSGLVWTHLRPSAVMGALVEGTYPATGADWPDTIRANAVVREAFLDQGKYPFIHEEDLAAVAVAALLSHEHAGTIIEGVGLPLSTRSRIESIAAALGHDIDTVDLQPDESRAVWQRLGWPDSAIDVTLYALKEYGTRYTELVQWTLDQRPTVKSIIGRPLRTYDEWVSENIDVFR is encoded by the coding sequence GTGGACTGGTTCGAGCAGCTTGAAGAGACTCCAGCAACCGAAGGGCTTTGCCTGCTGACCGTCGTCAGCCCGCGCAAGGGCGAAGGCAGCAGCCCCACCGGGATCATCGGACGACACGTGGCACGACAGCTGCTTGGGGCGGGCAGGCAGGTACGGGTGGTGGCCGAGCCGAGCCAGTGCGATGGCTGGCCCGAAACCGTTGAAGTGGTGGAAGGGTCCATCACCCAGCCGCTTGAGTGTGCCCAGGCCTTCAATGACGTCGGCGCAGTATTCCTCGCCGGCGCCCATCCGTCGACGGTGCAGGAGACCCTCTCTCTGGCGCGAAACGCCGGCGCGGGAAGGGTTGTCGTGCTGTCGTCCCACGGGCCGGAGTACGAGGAGGCCTATCCGCCGGAGACCTGGTTCTGGCTCGCGATCGAGAAGGCGGCGGAGCGTTCGGGCCTCGTCTGGACCCACCTCCGCCCATCGGCCGTGATGGGGGCTCTCGTCGAGGGCACCTATCCGGCGACGGGGGCGGACTGGCCCGACACCATCCGGGCCAATGCGGTGGTACGGGAAGCCTTCCTCGATCAGGGCAAGTACCCCTTCATCCATGAAGAGGACCTCGCCGCCGTAGCAGTCGCCGCCCTGCTCAGCCATGAGCACGCCGGCACGATCATCGAGGGGGTAGGGCTGCCCCTGAGCACGCGTTCACGGATAGAGAGCATCGCCGCCGCTCTTGGCCACGACATCGACACCGTCGACCTGCAACCCGATGAGAGCCGGGCCGTCTGGCAGCGCCTCGGCTGGCCCGACAGCGCCATCGACGTGACCCTGTACGCGCTGAAGGAGTACGGCACCCGATACACCGAGCTCGTGCAGTGGACACTCGACCAGCGGCCGACCGTGAAGAGCATCATCGGTCGGCCATTGCGCACGTACGACGAATGGGTGAGCGAGAACATCGACGTTTTTCGGTGA
- a CDS encoding PP2C family protein-serine/threonine phosphatase yields the protein MVGLINAVGRAADRLPPPSAPREGALAQILLVEDDDGDALLVEELVHDTTPATQLLRARTLAQARSMLEGTQPPQCVLLDLHLPDAQGLDLLREVLRASPHAAVVVLTGLAEEDMGLSAVAAGAQDYLVKGLIEPSALGRAIRYAIQRRQSEQAAAVMQASRLRAEENARLERGLLPSPLLRSDTVRVTTRYDAGRTDALLGGDFFDVVESADGSVHALIGDVSGHGPDEAALGVCLRVAWRSLTMAGARGNDLMHLMEEILRAERSSAEIFATLTTLTFTPDRDVAVILQAGHPPALLITGANRAQLLQTPTGPALGILPACLASWPQTSMALPGAGALLLFTDGLFEGRTGPAGQRLGEEGLLSLVQHHAHLPAEQLLDTLIARTQALSAAYGGHIDDRALVHLEWNTQ from the coding sequence ATGGTGGGGCTCATCAACGCCGTCGGCCGGGCGGCCGACCGGCTGCCGCCTCCCTCCGCGCCCCGTGAAGGGGCCTTGGCGCAGATCCTGCTCGTCGAGGACGACGACGGGGACGCCCTGCTGGTGGAGGAGCTTGTCCACGACACCACCCCGGCCACACAGCTGCTGCGGGCGCGGACACTGGCGCAGGCCCGAAGCATGCTGGAGGGCACGCAGCCCCCGCAGTGTGTCCTGCTGGATCTGCATCTTCCCGATGCGCAGGGGCTGGATCTGCTGCGGGAGGTCCTTCGCGCGTCACCACACGCGGCCGTAGTGGTGCTGACCGGGCTCGCCGAAGAAGACATGGGCCTGTCCGCCGTCGCCGCCGGCGCCCAGGACTACCTCGTCAAAGGACTCATCGAGCCGTCCGCCCTCGGGCGGGCGATCCGCTACGCCATCCAGCGCCGCCAGAGCGAGCAGGCCGCGGCCGTCATGCAGGCCAGCCGGCTGCGCGCCGAGGAGAACGCCCGCCTGGAACGCGGACTGCTGCCCTCCCCCCTGCTGCGATCCGACACCGTCCGCGTCACCACCCGCTACGACGCCGGACGCACCGACGCTCTCCTGGGCGGTGACTTCTTCGACGTCGTCGAATCGGCGGACGGCAGCGTGCACGCGCTGATCGGCGACGTCTCGGGACACGGGCCCGACGAAGCCGCGCTCGGCGTCTGCCTGCGGGTGGCCTGGCGCTCCCTCACCATGGCCGGAGCACGGGGCAACGACCTCATGCACCTCATGGAAGAGATCCTGCGCGCCGAACGCTCCTCCGCCGAAATCTTCGCCACCCTCACCACCTTGACCTTCACCCCGGACCGGGACGTGGCGGTCATCCTGCAGGCAGGCCACCCGCCCGCTCTCCTCATCACCGGCGCAAACCGGGCACAACTGCTGCAGACCCCCACAGGGCCGGCCCTGGGCATACTCCCCGCCTGTCTGGCCAGCTGGCCGCAGACCAGCATGGCCCTGCCCGGCGCCGGAGCACTCCTCCTTTTCACCGACGGCCTCTTCGAAGGCCGCACAGGACCGGCGGGACAGCGCCTGGGCGAAGAAGGGCTCCTCTCCCTCGTCCAGCACCACGCACACCTGCCGGCCGAGCAGCTCCTGGACACCCTCATCGCCCGCACGCAGGCACTGTCGGCCGCCTACGGCGGGCACATCGATGACCGCGCCCTCGTACACCTGGAATGGAACACGCAGTGA
- a CDS encoding MarR family winged helix-turn-helix transcriptional regulator, with translation MGQVVDLSGSEGGAAEAADGLVRLWESVDRRVAPAVPPAQFRVLRVVGAAGVVTSTKIAEATGAMPSSISRLIGRLQGAGLLVKEENSSNRRETLIRLSADGQELLRQVQEQRVDELRRLLKPLGLRGRQALLQGMTALDQSPLWEGTGGPASGG, from the coding sequence ATGGGACAGGTGGTCGACTTGAGCGGGTCTGAGGGGGGCGCCGCCGAGGCGGCGGACGGGCTTGTTCGGCTGTGGGAATCCGTAGACCGTCGAGTCGCCCCCGCTGTTCCGCCCGCTCAGTTCCGTGTGCTGAGGGTGGTGGGCGCCGCCGGTGTCGTCACGTCCACGAAGATCGCCGAGGCGACCGGCGCAATGCCGTCGTCGATCAGCCGGCTGATCGGCCGGCTGCAGGGCGCCGGCCTGCTGGTGAAAGAGGAGAACAGCAGCAACCGACGGGAAACCCTGATCAGGCTGTCCGCTGACGGGCAGGAACTGTTGCGCCAGGTGCAGGAGCAGCGCGTGGATGAGCTTCGCCGCTTGTTGAAACCGCTGGGGCTCCGCGGCCGGCAGGCTCTCCTGCAGGGCATGACCGCGTTGGATCAGTCGCCCCTCTGGGAGGGCACAGGCGGGCCGGCCTCAGGTGGATAG
- the ltrA gene encoding group II intron reverse transcriptase/maturase, translating into MDTTQTADGSAPAVPTASVPVNGPEGEDLDWASIDWRRVEEDVRRLRQRIFTASQAGDLKKVRNLQKLMLRSRSNTLLSVRRVTEINAGRATAGVDGKVVLLSQSKAALAHWVQHRARPWIPKPVKRVFIPKPGTMKKRGLGIPVIVDRCLQAVALGALEPEWEARFEPKSYGFRPGRGCHDAIGAIYSTLNGKNPQRAWVLDADLTAAFDRIDHARLMAALGTFPARGLVRQWLKAGVVDLGRFAPTEEGTPQGGVISPLLFNVALHGMEEAAGVRYYTTGRDAGSAQSGSPVLVRYADDFVAMCTSREQAEQVKERLAAWLTPRGLAFHEDKTRIVHAESGFDFLGFNVRRYHGKLLIKPSKAAQRRIRERLSTEMVALRGANAGAVLKKINPIVRGWSAYYRTVVSSRSSRRWTITCGSSLTSGPSTVTRTSRSTGYLTSTSAGSTGPGRTGGCSVTATAVPTCSSSPGRR; encoded by the coding sequence TTGGACACCACGCAGACAGCGGACGGATCGGCCCCGGCCGTTCCGACTGCTTCTGTTCCGGTGAACGGACCCGAGGGCGAAGACTTGGACTGGGCGTCGATTGACTGGCGGCGGGTCGAGGAAGACGTACGGCGTCTGCGGCAGAGAATCTTCACTGCATCGCAGGCAGGGGACCTGAAGAAGGTCCGCAATTTGCAGAAGCTGATGCTCCGGTCCCGCTCCAACACGCTCCTGAGCGTGCGACGGGTCACGGAGATCAATGCTGGACGCGCGACGGCGGGAGTCGACGGGAAGGTGGTGCTGCTTTCCCAGTCCAAGGCCGCATTGGCCCACTGGGTTCAGCACCGTGCCCGACCTTGGATTCCCAAGCCCGTCAAGCGGGTGTTTATCCCCAAGCCGGGGACCATGAAGAAGCGCGGACTCGGGATTCCCGTGATTGTTGACCGGTGCCTGCAAGCTGTGGCATTGGGAGCACTGGAGCCCGAGTGGGAAGCGCGGTTCGAGCCGAAGTCGTACGGCTTTCGGCCCGGCCGCGGCTGTCACGACGCGATCGGGGCCATCTACTCCACGCTCAACGGGAAGAACCCGCAGCGTGCGTGGGTACTCGACGCGGATCTGACGGCGGCGTTCGATCGCATCGACCACGCCCGGCTCATGGCCGCTCTCGGCACCTTCCCCGCCCGGGGACTGGTCCGTCAGTGGCTCAAGGCCGGGGTCGTGGATCTCGGCCGGTTCGCCCCGACCGAGGAGGGAACTCCGCAAGGTGGGGTGATCAGCCCGTTGCTCTTCAACGTGGCCCTGCACGGAATGGAGGAAGCCGCAGGGGTCCGCTATTACACCACCGGCAGAGATGCCGGGAGTGCACAGAGCGGCAGCCCTGTGCTGGTGCGGTACGCAGATGATTTTGTCGCGATGTGCACCAGCCGTGAACAGGCCGAGCAGGTCAAGGAACGGCTGGCTGCATGGCTGACGCCCAGGGGACTCGCTTTCCACGAGGACAAGACACGAATCGTCCACGCGGAGAGCGGATTCGACTTTCTGGGATTCAACGTCCGCCGCTATCACGGCAAACTGCTGATCAAGCCGAGCAAAGCGGCTCAGAGACGGATACGGGAACGGCTCAGTACCGAAATGGTGGCCCTGCGAGGGGCCAACGCCGGTGCGGTACTCAAGAAGATCAATCCGATCGTGCGGGGTTGGTCGGCCTACTACCGGACGGTAGTGTCCAGCAGATCTTCACGGCGCTGGACAATCACATGTGGAAGCTCGCTTACAAGTGGGCCAAGCACAGTCACCCGAACAAGCCGAAGCACTGGATATCTGACAAGTACTTCGGCCGGTTCAACAGGTCCAGGAAGGACCGGTGGGTGTTCGGTGACCGCGACAGCGGTGCCTACCTGCTCAAGTTCTCCTGGACGAAGATAG
- a CDS encoding response regulator, which translates to MSTPTIQPIEVLLVEDDPGDELMTREAFKDNKIGNTLHVAHDGQEALDFLYRKGQHTNAPRPDLILLDLNLPKYDGRQVLERIKSDPDLAHIPVVVLTTSSAEEDILRSYRLHANAYVTKPVDLDQFVSAIRQIDDFFVTVVRLPRT; encoded by the coding sequence GTGAGCACCCCGACCATCCAGCCCATCGAAGTCCTCCTGGTCGAAGACGACCCCGGCGATGAGCTCATGACCCGTGAAGCCTTCAAAGACAACAAGATCGGCAACACCCTCCACGTCGCCCACGACGGCCAGGAAGCCCTCGACTTCCTCTACCGCAAAGGCCAGCACACCAACGCACCACGCCCCGACCTGATCCTGCTGGACCTCAACCTCCCCAAATACGACGGCCGCCAAGTCCTCGAACGCATCAAGTCCGATCCCGACCTCGCCCACATCCCCGTCGTCGTCCTGACCACATCCTCAGCCGAGGAGGACATCCTGCGCAGCTACCGGCTCCACGCCAACGCCTACGTCACCAAGCCCGTCGACCTCGACCAGTTCGTCTCCGCCATCCGGCAGATCGACGACTTCTTCGTGACCGTCGTCCGCCTCCCCCGCACCTGA
- a CDS encoding STAS domain-containing protein, with translation MEQQVTVLQDKDGVRVIECAGEFDQDTLPPLKAATTEAAGDPALRRIVLDVSRVTFADSAMLNTLLMLLRSGRLVLAGPIPVQLDRLMEITQCRALFTTADSMEAARNRQQARPPQAALPAR, from the coding sequence ATGGAGCAGCAGGTAACGGTGCTGCAGGACAAGGACGGCGTACGCGTCATCGAGTGCGCGGGGGAGTTCGACCAGGACACCCTGCCCCCGCTCAAAGCGGCTACCACCGAGGCCGCCGGCGACCCCGCCCTGCGCCGGATCGTCCTGGACGTCAGCCGGGTCACCTTCGCGGACTCCGCCATGCTCAACACGCTGCTGATGCTCCTGCGCTCCGGCCGCCTGGTGCTGGCCGGCCCGATACCCGTGCAGCTGGACCGGCTGATGGAGATCACACAATGCCGCGCCCTGTTCACGACCGCCGACAGCATGGAGGCGGCACGCAACCGGCAACAGGCGCGCCCACCTCAGGCCGCCCTACCGGCTCGCTAG
- a CDS encoding DUF402 domain-containing protein, producing MRTEAFDAMATGVWELAAAVWQEIELLLWKPPTEWFSVNAFYTSAGLRNWYVNFERPTCRTTEGFDTFDLTVDLVVDPDLTGWQWKDEDEYAHVRRLGIITDSHSDIRVPGGRDPITD from the coding sequence GTGCGCACGGAGGCGTTCGACGCGATGGCGACCGGTGTGTGGGAGCTCGCGGCCGCGGTGTGGCAGGAGATCGAGCTGCTGCTGTGGAAGCCGCCGACGGAGTGGTTCAGCGTCAACGCCTTCTACACGAGCGCCGGACTGCGGAACTGGTACGTGAACTTCGAGCGTCCCACCTGCCGTACGACGGAGGGGTTCGACACCTTCGACCTGACCGTGGACCTGGTCGTCGACCCCGACCTGACCGGCTGGCAGTGGAAGGACGAAGACGAGTACGCGCATGTGCGGCGGCTCGGCATCATCACCGACAGTCATAGTGATATCCGGGTCCCCGGTGGTCGTGACCCAATCACTGACTGA
- a CDS encoding PP2C family protein-serine/threonine phosphatase — translation MKTLLTLERALQSAAPHQLLDTLRDLLARHWGADPVELLLADYGMTVLQPVSIPPYTGKPISAFTGELGRLFGSQETTVREVAPGRVEALVPVTVRGDRLGVLRVTLPAEACDVDELEVIAGVLGRELVMSERDTDLYLQARRTRRLTLAAELQWQLLPARACARPEYELGAQLEPAYNIHGDNFDWCAEADYLTLTVTNGMGEGIDAALLTNLAVNALRNARRGGTELAGQAALTDQAIYAHYQGRMHVSTLLLRFELSTGRVEVVDAGSPQAWLLRDGTVSLVPFDAQLPLGMVEETPYDVQYMDVVRGDRLLFVSDGIYDAASAEGEKYGERALARALTDTRLLPAAQVPAAVLRALEEWRGTPAPADDAMVVCLDWQGGTEEAE, via the coding sequence ATGAAGACTCTTCTTACGCTGGAGCGGGCTCTGCAAAGCGCGGCTCCGCACCAGTTGCTGGACACGTTGCGTGACCTGCTGGCTCGGCACTGGGGTGCGGATCCGGTGGAGCTGCTGCTGGCGGACTACGGGATGACCGTGCTGCAGCCTGTGTCGATCCCGCCCTACACGGGGAAGCCGATCTCCGCGTTCACCGGGGAGCTGGGGCGCCTGTTCGGCTCGCAGGAGACCACTGTCCGAGAAGTCGCGCCGGGGCGGGTGGAGGCGCTGGTGCCGGTGACGGTGCGCGGTGACCGGTTGGGCGTCCTGCGCGTGACGCTGCCCGCCGAGGCGTGCGATGTGGATGAGCTGGAGGTGATCGCGGGCGTCCTAGGTCGGGAGCTGGTGATGTCCGAGCGGGACACCGACTTGTATCTGCAGGCGCGCCGCACCCGGCGGCTGACGCTGGCGGCCGAATTGCAGTGGCAGCTCCTGCCGGCCCGGGCCTGTGCTCGTCCTGAGTACGAGCTGGGCGCCCAGCTCGAACCGGCCTACAACATCCACGGCGACAACTTCGACTGGTGTGCCGAGGCCGACTACCTGACGCTCACGGTGACCAACGGCATGGGTGAGGGCATCGACGCGGCTTTGCTGACGAACCTGGCGGTCAACGCCCTGCGCAACGCCAGGCGCGGCGGCACCGAGCTGGCAGGCCAGGCCGCGCTCACAGACCAGGCCATCTACGCCCACTACCAAGGGCGTATGCACGTCTCCACGCTGCTGCTGCGGTTCGAGCTTTCCACCGGGCGGGTGGAAGTGGTGGACGCCGGCTCCCCCCAGGCCTGGCTGCTGCGCGACGGCACGGTCTCGCTTGTGCCCTTCGATGCCCAATTGCCTTTGGGCATGGTGGAGGAGACGCCCTACGACGTCCAGTACATGGACGTGGTGCGCGGGGACCGGCTGCTGTTCGTCAGCGACGGCATCTACGACGCCGCTTCGGCGGAGGGTGAGAAGTACGGCGAGCGTGCCTTGGCCAGGGCTCTGACCGACACCCGGCTGCTGCCCGCAGCCCAAGTACCGGCCGCAGTGCTGCGCGCGCTCGAGGAGTGGAGGGGCACTCCGGCGCCGGCTGATGACGCGATGGTGGTGTGCCTGGACTGGCAGGGCGGGACTGAAGAAGCGGAGTAG